The sequence CACGCCGTGCCTCCCTCGGGCAGGTCCTGGCAGCTCGTGCTGGGGGCGCACTGCCAGTTCCCGTTGCACGCCGTGCACTGCGGGCCCTCGCCCTCGCAGCGGAAGCCCCTGCAGGAGAAGCCCGCGCCGCACTGCGCATCCGCGTAGCACTCCACGCACTTGTTGTTGGTGGGCGCGCACACCAGGCCGTCCGCGCAGCCCGTCACCGCGCAGCCGCGGTTGACGTACTCCGGGTCCGCCTCGAGGGTGAGCTTGAGCTCCTTCTTCTCCCCGGGCCCCACGCACGCCTCGGCCTGCGTCACCGGGAAGCCGGTGGCGGACACCGTCACCTCGTAGCACCCGTCCGGCAGCGGCCCCACGCGCAGCTGCCCCGAGTTGTCCAGCAGCAGCCGCTGGAAGGGCGTGCCCTCCACGGACACCTGCGCGCCCGTCAGGCGCTCACCCTGCGAGGCCTTCACCTTCATGTCGAAGAAGCCCGCGGCCCGGGGCGCCACGCTCTTCACCTCCACCGACTGGCCGCCCTGCACCGTGACGTTGACGCGCACGGCCTTCTCCGCCGTGGCGACGATGAACAATTCCGCCGGGCCCGCGGGCACGCCCTCGAGGGCGAAGCGGCCCTGCGCGTCCACGTTGCTGCGCACGCCGGGATGGCCCACCAGGGACACCAGCGCCACGGCAGAGTCGAACTCCGTGAGCTGGCCGCGCACGGTGCCCACGCGGAACGGGTCGTTCGTGATGTTGCCGCACGCGCCCACACCCCAGGCGAGCACCACGGCCATCGCGATGTGGAAAGTCGAGCGCATCAGAACCGATACCCCACACCGGCCCAGCCGCCGGTGAAACCCACGGCCTGTCCCTTCCCGTCCACCACCACGTACGTCAGCATGAGCTGCGCCTGCGACATCAGCTCCAGTCGCTCACCGACGCGCCACACCACGCCACCCACCACGCCGGGGCTCACCGTGAAGAAACTCTGGCTCCCCGCGAAGGCTTCCACGTCGAAGGACCGCCCCAGGTACAGAGCGGCCACACGCGGGCCGGCGAACAGCGTCAAACGCTGCCAGCGCCACAGGTAGGGCAGGGCGACGCCGGTGGTGAAGGTGGTGTAGTCGAAGGGCACCTCGCTGCCCGGCGCCACCCGCAGCTTCTGGTCCCCCGTGCTGAAGGACACGTCGAAGAGCAGCGCCCAGTCCTGGAGCGGCTTGTCCTCCAGCCGCAGCGACAGCGCGACTTCCGGCGCGCGGGGCAGCAATTCGTTGCGGCTGCGCGCATCCGCGAAGGTGAACATGCCGCCCAGCAGCGACAGCGAGCGGTGCGGGAAGGCCTCCGACAGCAGCCGCTCCAGTGGGAGGCGCTCGCCTGCGTTGACCTGCACCTCGCGCCGCACCAGCACCGAGTCGCCCTTGGTCAGCTCCACCGTCCGCTTGCCCGGCACCACCGCCGCGCCGCCGGGCAGGTCCGTGCGGGCCTCGCCGTCCACCTTGAGGGTGAAGCCGTCCAGGCGCGGGTTGTAGGAGAACAGCTCGGGCCGCCCCGTCCGGGAGATGCTGCCCGACAGGACGACGGGGTCCGCGCCCACCTCCATGATTTCAGCCGAAGGGCGCTGACGTCCCTCCGTGAAGGCGAAGGTGCGGCGGCGCGCGAAGTCGTGCGCCTCGGTGGCGGTGAC comes from Pyxidicoccus parkwaysis and encodes:
- a CDS encoding carboxypeptidase-like regulatory domain-containing protein; this translates as MRSTFHIAMAVVLAWGVGACGNITNDPFRVGTVRGQLTEFDSAVALVSLVGHPGVRSNVDAQGRFALEGVPAGPAELFIVATAEKAVRVNVTVQGGQSVEVKSVAPRAAGFFDMKVKASQGERLTGAQVSVEGTPFQRLLLDNSGQLRVGPLPDGCYEVTVSATGFPVTQAEACVGPGEKKELKLTLEADPEYVNRGCAVTGCADGLVCAPTNNKCVECYADAQCGAGFSCRGFRCEGEGPQCTACNGNWQCAPSTSCQDLPEGGTACLAKCGNGQGQEEEESGCDAGFTCQAGRCLPDAARFQGCGALLGLGMACDGDTRCQAQGLTDGRCVDGACTVPCTSERECPGSLRCLDSVAGRVCRAMH
- a CDS encoding caspase family protein, with the protein product MKRLLPILLAGLAACAGSTSVEKGGLVPLRLDEEALSSAYTPRRMALLVGISEVDDPHWRGLRYPVKDAMDLAEALRDPARGRFDQVRVLSRPEETTRASIIAALRQLRQEAHRPDDVVVVYVSAHGTLARDNQGELRRYLVTRDSSYRAIPQTALSMDALKAEFDGLTSRRRLLVLATCHSGSGKSLLPKELEAELAGIKSGFYARPLEESSRASLVFAACDWGETAREDEGLRNDIYTHFLIDGLGGAADRNADGAVTATEAHDFARRRTFAFTEGRQRPSAEIMEVGADPVVLSGSISRTGRPELFSYNPRLDGFTLKVDGEARTDLPGGAAVVPGKRTVELTKGDSVLVRREVQVNAGERLPLERLLSEAFPHRSLSLLGGMFTFADARSRNELLPRAPEVALSLRLEDKPLQDWALLFDVSFSTGDQKLRVAPGSEVPFDYTTFTTGVALPYLWRWQRLTLFAGPRVAALYLGRSFDVEAFAGSQSFFTVSPGVVGGVVWRVGERLELMSQAQLMLTYVVVDGKGQAVGFTGGWAGVGYRF